The Desulfobacterales bacterium genomic sequence TAACCACTTACAGGGTATAAGCCCCGCCGGGCTCCGGGTTGTCTGCTGCCTGGTAAGCGTTTGCACCGGCGCCACCTTTTTCCCGCCAACACCGCTGTTGCCGTTCAATCGGACAAGAGATACCCCATGCCGCTCAGCCTCTTGCTTATAATACTACTGGCCTTGTCAGCCCTTGCCTACCAGCTCGGCTTCAGAAGGGCCTGCTCCGTTGCCAAGGGCAAGGGCGGGGTCAAGCACCTGCACTCGCGGCCGGTGTATTACGGTGCCCTGGCCGCATTGTGGTGCGGTATTCCCGCCCTGCTGCTCTTCTTCGTCTGGCAGGCGGTTGAACCGGTGATCTTAACCGATCTTCTGGTCGCTGACCTGCCGGCGGCAATCAGAACCCTGCCCGAGGACCAGTTGTACCTGGTGGTCAATGATATTAAAAACCTGGAGAGCGGCAATATCGTCTCCGGTGAAATAAACCCTGAACTCCAGGCCGCGGCCGACCACTATCATAATCTCCGCTCCACTGCCAACGCGGCCCTGGTCGTCGCGATTCTGGCCCTGGCCCTGGCCGGGATTGCATTGTCCTGGCACAGAATCTCCCCAGCGCTCCGGGCCCGCAACCAGGTGGAAAAGATCATCTCCATTTTCCTGATCGCCAGTTCCACCTTTGCCGTCTTTACCACCATCGGCATCATCCTCTCGGTTCTTTTCGAGTCGATTCGCTTTTTCAAGGCAGTGCCCTTCACCGAGTTCCTGTTCGGGCTTAAATGGAGCCCGCAGATGGCCATCCGGGCCGACCAGGTCGGCTCTTCCGGGGCGTTCGGCGCCATCCCGGTATTTGCCGGCACCGCGATGATCTCGGCCATTGCCATGCTGGTGGCCGTTCCCCTGGGGCTGATGTCGGCAATCTATCTGTCAGAGTATGCCAACAAGAAATTTCGCGCCGTGGCCAAGCCGCTGCTGGAGATCCTGGCCGGCATCCCCACCGTGGTCTACGGGTTCTTCGCCGCCCTTGTCGTGGCCCCGTTTATTCGCGAGAGCGGGGCCCTGGTCGGGCTCGACGTTTCCTCGGAGAGCGCCCTGGCCGCCGGTCTGGTCATGGGGATCATGATCATTCCCTTTGTCTCCTCCCTTTCCGACGACGTGATCAATGCGGTGCCCAATGCCATGCGGGACGGGGCCTATGCCCTGGGCGCCACCCGCAGTGAAACGATCAAG encodes the following:
- the pstC gene encoding phosphate ABC transporter permease subunit PstC, coding for MPLSLLLIILLALSALAYQLGFRRACSVAKGKGGVKHLHSRPVYYGALAALWCGIPALLLFFVWQAVEPVILTDLLVADLPAAIRTLPEDQLYLVVNDIKNLESGNIVSGEINPELQAAADHYHNLRSTANAALVVAILALALAGIALSWHRISPALRARNQVEKIISIFLIASSTFAVFTTIGIILSVLFESIRFFKAVPFTEFLFGLKWSPQMAIRADQVGSSGAFGAIPVFAGTAMISAIAMLVAVPLGLMSAIYLSEYANKKFRAVAKPLLEILAGIPTVVYGFFAALVVAPFIRESGALVGLDVSSESALAAGLVMGIMIIPFVSSLSDDVINAVPNAMRDGAYALGATRSETIKHVVIPAALPGIVGGVLLAISRAIGETMIVVMAAGLSANLTANPLQAVTTVTVQIVTLLVGDQEFDSPKTLAAFALGLVLFIATLILNIIALFVVRKYREQYE